The genomic DNA AATCTCTCACGAAGGGAAGTATTCCAAGAACTATATCAACTCCGCTGTTGTCAACGAATATCGCCGCACATTTATGCGGCGGATCTTGTTCGAGTCTCGTTATCCAATCGTCCAAATTGTCTTGTAGCCATGGCCTgcctgtaattttatttttgtttttaattttaagggcattctcagacccACCCCACCCACTTTTTTACCGTCGACTATCCGTCATAAGCCTGGTCTAGGGGACGCAGGGACAATTTTGTCACACACCGATTGAGATGAAGAGACTTATgacgggtagtcgactgtaataaaaataaaacataagaaaaaaaagtggaAGCTACAGGCAATTTTACCTGGAATTTTATTCTGAGCATCTTCAAACCGAAATGTTGTTGACTCCATAATATCAGCAACTTCTTGGGCTCCCCAGTCAAAAATATTACCAGCCAAAACTCCTAAAATTAAGTCGGTAATTTTTTCAGCTCCTGCTAATTTATCTATAACATCTAGACGttgttctaaaaaatttagcgCCTCCTCATTCTCatgtttttttaactaaaataattaaattagaaactttaattactcaaagtaaataaaaaaatttaaaccaaaaatttttacctcgAAATAAGGGTCCGGAAAATCAAATTCTTTCATGCAGTGCTCGATGGTGTCCAGTAGAGTTCTGACAGTCAAAGTTCCGTATGcactagaaaattaattaataattaatgattaaatttgCAGAGATTAATTGCCTTTTTATTGAACCCACTTACAATGGTTGTAGATGCAAGTAATGAAGACGATTTACGTATTTTTCTTTGAGTTTGCTGGCGCGGTCTTTGGCAGTGGGGCTCTGAGGCTGACTGTGAATGGCACGAGCTACAAATTTGTCGACTGACTCCTCGAAACACTGGAGCCAGTAGTCCCGAGCTTCTTTGTCCTGGGCCAGGTCCGTGGTGTCGGGGTTGTAAGAGACAGGGTCAGTCAGCAATGGGCAGAAACTCACAGCGTTCTCGGCTCGATCTATTTCCAGTTGGTCGACTTTTATTCCCAAGTCCGTCGCTACTGAGTCTTTGAATCCTGATGACCCGGCGTAATTTTCTAGCCAACTGTAGGAGTTGGCTTGTTCAGTGCCGTATAAAAACGCTCCTATGGCACCGAGATATCCTTCGTGACGTAGAAATAACGGTTTTACTTTAccctaaataaaattttttttttcaatcaaagtcgttttttttttacattaaaaaaaaaaaaacttacatgAGACCAATATTTAATAGCAAATGAAATAGAATGCATTGAAAGTGGATgatttctcaaaaaataacCACCGAAATAAACTTTATCCATATTATGAATGGAAGCATAGAGACTGGCGATCTGCCCAATGTCGTTGCTGATCATAAACAACAAACTCCTGGCAATGTCAGCCTCGGAAAAATTATGCGGCCCCGGTATCGTATTGCAGGACATGGTCTTCCCAAAAGACGAGGCGATCAAGTCTCCTGACAGCCCCTGTGACGAATAATCTCCGCCATAAATATCTTTGACGAGCATGTCCACGTTTCTGTGATCTCCCCTCTCCGCTAGTTCCAGCAGTTCATCGAACCCCTAGACCAATAGATTAAGATTAAGATTTATCACCAATCACCAGAATTAGTTTCTAAAATgttgatgtaaaaaatttactttagcTTTAGTTAGTAATGAACCAAGACCCCAGTATGTTCCGCCACCAGTAGCAGTACCACCCACTCGCTCAAACTCTTCTTCGGATTGCACTTTTAAAATACTGACACCGCTTCCAATATTGACTAGTAAATATGGGAATATATTGGGTCCagctttttcaaatttatactcGGGGTTACCGTGACGTTCAAATTCAAATGACTCGCagggaatattttttaataaaaaattacagccTTTTATCAGACATGAAATTTCATCTTCTTTGTCaactctataaataaataaattcattaatttaattagctCACTTCCGCCTGAAAAATATTCCATTAAGAaaccaaattaatttaaaattttgtgggAACTTTTTTTGGTAGCAGACATCCGACTAttccagtatttttttttaaaactgcttgtgatttaaaaaaagtaggaaatattcaaaaaaatttttgacggatttttaaaaatattgttaattaaaaaaaaagaaaattaatggctgctactttaaatataaaataaatatatgagtgacGTACAGCAAACCTAATTTTGATTGAATAgactttgaatatttaaaagcaCCGCCTCCAGTAACTTTAATACTTTTTCCTTGAAAACGTTCTGCATTAACAAGATTTTCTTTCACAAAATCCAGACAATTTTCAATATGACGAGTTTCGAATTTAACGAAATGAAGCCGTGAGCCTTTTTGCAGCTTGTAGGTTATCAGTTCACTGCTGTCATTATTTAATTCCTCGTTATCATACAACGCTTTCCGATAACTTATTGTCGAATAATACGCAATTTTTGTCAATGACAATCCtgcgaaatttttaaaaattcatttactaAAAGTCCAACGTAACCTACAATTTACTTTTCGTTtgatagttttattaattaattaattagtaaattcataaattaattatgtcaatAACTCACCGATATCGATGGCGAAATTTTgagcgttttttaaattcgcaaATACTTCGACAGCTGCTGGAAGTTTAATACTTTTTGGGTGCAGTTCTTTATCATCAATCTCtgccattttttattacaaactgAAATTTTAGGTTTtgttaagtaattatttatttattaattaattttttttaattatcatttaattcaaaattcatttttactttcaaaatcttgataaatattttccaattgataacttgtcaattttttaatctaaaaacaCAACAGCTGTtgcatacatgtatatatttatatatgagtatatgtacctatatatatgtaatatatgaATGACAattatgttttataaatataaacaaatattatgtaatgacaattaattattaattaagaaattttttattataaaaaatatttacactttacaaaattacatgaagtttataagaataaaatcAAGCGGCTTCtggagtttttatttttgatggagacaatttgaatttgttactttttaataaattatatgaattgTATTTACAATAATCTTCGGATAAAAATGGAATATAAAATGCACGGAAGAATGGATGAGAtctagaataaataaatagataaataaatatatgagtgagcagacatcagacaaattttaaattataaatgaatagagtaaataatttttcaaaatttataaaacttattaatctttcaattttttaaaaactttattttatcaaatgttTACTCTACCCAAGTAGTACAGAGTCAACTTTAAGATGGCTTCTAAAaggacaagacaaatttttttttgtcccaaAGTCATCTtggatgatcctgaagttagcagacaattcaaaattttcggattttgttttcaacaaatcaattacaaaaaaataaaaactaaaaatatgcacatgtagaaaattttaaaaactacaggtgcaattatttcaaatttttttcttttcaaatttaccgcctcaaataaaatccaaaaataattagatgtctgctaacttcggGATCATCATCTTGGACCTGTTCAGAAACACACTCTGGAAGAGAAATATTCAACTCCTGCGTTCAGAAATATCCTCTGGTGCAACCTAACTAATCACACCTGGGTCGTGTTCAGAAATACACTCTGGAGATGAAAAATTACCTATCCAGGTGTGATCAGTAtctttgtaatgttaaatctTACCTCTGGTTCAACCAGAGGATGTTTCTGAACGCAGGAGTTAAATATTTCTCTTCCAGAGTGTGTTTCAGAACACGCCCCTGGATAGGTAATTTTTCATCTCCAGTGTATTTCTGAACACGTCTcttttttggtataaatacGACATGCTAATGTTTGTTTCGAAGACAGAGAAGAATTGTGTTGTCTCTCCTGTctcatttcaattaaaaaaccacctagatgacttattttaccactatttgtaatttactttttgtcgtcacttgtgtTAAGTCTTTTAAGTAGacattttttcggtgacataaatttctgatcgtttTATCAGCATATTGCTGCCTACGATATGTCAAAAAGTAGCCTAAAAACtgatatcttatagatgtcatAAAGGCAAGTGTGCTCCTtgggtaatttatttataattttaaatttgtcgaatgtctgctacattcacactcatattattattaatgattatcactgtaattaattaaaaaaaatacttacgctgatgaatctaaaaatttagctgatttaatgatagtaaaattatcagtttgttttgaataatttggtTCCAATTCTGTTTCAACATCAGTATCTAAATCTAGTATAAAATGACACTTGTCAATgtcaaactaaaaataaataaatatatacattaatatgataagaaaaaaattaaagtaaaattacgAATCAATATCTTACATAACGAGAAGGCTCTTCTCTGTTTAAATCATTGAAATTGTCCTGCACGACACTGGTCCCATTGGGATGATTCAAGAATGGCTGGGGTAGCTGTCCCTTGAACTCAGACCTGAGATACTGGAGCCGCCAGTTGTTTGTCGGAAAGAAAAAGCTCCCGGGAAACCGGTACCACTCCTTGCCTACGCAGAAGTTTATGTTGATGTCTTCGGGAACCTGTCCCTCGCTGCCCAGCTTGTTGGCCTCCATCATCACCTCCAGCGGGGCGTAGTACCCGTTGAAGAGCGCGAAAGATCGCGATACTCCGGCTAAACTCGTTACTATGAAGACCAAGACCATTATGTGGGAGGTTCCTCTTAAGTAGTGCGACACCTGCTTCAAAGGTTTTATTTGCGTGCGGACAAAGAAATATAGTTTCTGTATAACGTCCACTGTTATCGCACCAGCTAAACATATCATTGGATATATTGGGAACAAAAATCGCTCttcctaaaataaataattaaatcaaataattaatactctgtaaaaaatttttagtgatcGCAGATTAAatcagaaataaaattcactcctacaggaagtgaatgcggatttaaataaaatccgtgatCAGTTTGCATTCACTCCtgattttttagtgtaaataattaattactttgtgCGGCTGCATAAACATGACAATTATCCAGAGATAAAGCGGCGACAGTGAATACCAATAGGgcaaacaatatttatttctggGCTTCGCTGGTACAATTGCCCATgataaaatctataaaataaatatagtaattaattaattatactaattaatgattgattatttaattaataataaaaaaatttaccaatgCAAGAGGTGTGAATAACGCGGCAAtgaatacaaaattaaaattcaaaaatccaTTGATGAAATAATAACTGATTGGTTCAGTTCCGTATAAATCAGGACCGTGACTAGTAAAAACATTgtagacaattaaattaattggagCAATTACTAGTTTGCCATAGTAAACAGAATCGATCCAAATCATGGGTATAGAAATTACTGCGGCAGATATTATCGTCCAGTTGATGAATCTTGACCACTCCTGCCGTCTCACCAATAAGTCAATGACTATCGGTAccctttaaattttaattattaatgtaaataatttaatttcagtgGATTGTTTaatgatgaaattaattaccCGAGTAATGCAACAAATGGCCAACCGAGTAATGATGATATCGCGGTTGCAAATATCGCTAGTTCGTATTTACGCGCGTACCAGGCTGCTATTGCTGCTGTACTTACatacctaaaaattttaattttaattactaattttataaaataaatcgggtgtaaaaataaatttacattgaAAACGATGACGGAAGAAATGCAGCACTCGATATAAACATTCCAGaacttgatattaaaaatactagGGTAAGACGTGCGACATGAACTCCAAATTCTTTGCAGACATTCctggaataattttattaaatgatttattaattgaccAAACCgggaagaaataattttaaatctacaTTGCGATCAACAGATCCGTCAATTAAAATTCCTTCGAATTTCCTTGGATCTGATAATTAAAAGATCCAGTAAACTGCAGGACTTGAACCcgtagatttaaattattttttcccggatgtaaatgaaaaaaaacttactgATAAAAGTAAACTTCTGATAGCGCGCATCCGATGGAAAGAATGCAGcggatgaaataaaaaactaaaataggATTTGGTTCAAATAAGTAGCAGTAAAATTTAGCCGGTAccaaatgaattaataaatatgtgtAGGAACGCAGCGCAAATTCTGGACTGTACTCCCAGGTCTGTTGTCCTGTTCCGTACAATAAATAGTGActctgaaattttaaatttataattttatgagacttttaattgaataatagtATGaagtaaagtttaaaaatgagTACCGGTTCCCAGTAATTAAATGTCTCATCGCAGTCGCTTATGTAGCTCCAGATTGCAGAACAGAATCTCGCTGACAGCAAAAGTTTGAACGCTGTGTCACCACCAGGATAAATAAGACCCATATCCGAGCTTGCTACATCATCagatctaaaatttatttattattattatcattgataaataatttattaaatatatgactGGGGGATGGAAAGTGAGGTTAGTttgtgtagaaaattaaatttgattaaacaAAGTGAGTTTACTATTATTCTATTACTcgagataattaaattacgataaatatataagtgatatatttacttggatatttttttttcattagtttTCTTCAcgttctttttatttattgaattttgtCTTGGACGTTGACGTGGCGgcatttttattgattttaaaaatggcGGGAAACTTTcagatttgaataataaattttccgcGGGCTGTGGTTTTGAATTCTAATCGATTATCGAGTTGCTATGGCGTTTAATTTGTTGATATTTGTATtgatatgagtatatatatttttagtaaataaatatatcgaatttttatatataatttgaataaaaatggaCATTGAACCTAAATATACATTTGTTTCATTgacagataaaaataattacggaTTTAATGATAAAGATACAcgagaattatttaaaaaatggtaaatatttttattaatttattaattaattaaaaaatatcaggaTTTTTAATGACACTGAAGTTcgccgacgtttaataattttttgattttttttttaagcaattaattataaaaaaaaaatatttgaaaaatttgcacctgtagttttttaaattttctacatgtgcatatttttagatttttttttttgcaattgatttgttgaaaaaaaaatccaaaaaattttaattgtctgctaacttcaggatcatgatttttaaacaaatttttgtataaaatatttttatttaaattataaactttaagTTGAAATTATTTCAGGGGAATGAACTTGAGCTGTcagaattttttgttcaatgaaaaatttcaccCCTaccataaatataatttagctGAGGTAATTATACATTAATCGATCTATTAATTATCGATAAATGAATTGAgggtaaaatttaatgataaaaatgtcTAGGAATTTTTCAAAGACCCGGCGGTGGCGGGAAAATTGAAGATATGGAATGACAATGAGTTCAAAGAATCTTACGATACTTCGGCTAGTGAAGTTGAAGTGAAACAGATTCCATGCTCGATTATGAGCATGGCTTTCTTTGATAAACTGAAAAATCCTGATAACAATATTGTATATGCGTCGGGAAATATTCACCAGAAGTATGACGATTTCATTGACGGAATTTTAGTCCCTGATAATTTGAgagctttaagtatttttatttagttcatTATCATTAGGCACAAGCTCGCGCATTAATCGCGGAAACAAATCTAGTAGCGTTCTTGGGTCTTAGTCGGTTAATTGATtagctaattaattaataaaaactaattattacaGATGTTACTAGATGAAGAATCCAAAGAATACAATCTCTTTTCCCAAGATGAGCggaatgaatttatatttaaattattccagTTATTAGTCCTCGGGGGTGAATGTTGTCAGTATGAAGATACCctagataaatatttagaaaCTACTAAAATACTCTACAAAGATTTTGTGAGGTAAAAATTCTgtctactaattaattatttaatttatattataattatttcacaaattcattcaaatatttcttttatcggctttcaaattcaaaaaactcgTAAAATATCGAGTTGACATGAAAATTGATAAGactattttttgtaggaaattaaatttcctacaaaaaaggtctctataactttttccGTAAAGTCATtagtttaaaagatatttaaaaaaatatatatgtcaattttTTGCAGAATTCAAAAACAAGAAAACGatagtaatttattgataacgaCGATTGTCCTCGAagttattgcaaaaaaaaatgacgtaCCATATTTCCCGCGGAAGCCAGAGCACAAACAAAACCTCgggtttttattaattgaccCAATTAACCGGGAAATAAAAACGATAGTCCATCAATACGGCAATCAGTGagcgaaaatttcaaatcaatcAACAATCAAgtactgaaaattatttttttatttaaagattttttttacaagtaaattttttagtttaaaaaatctgtgcaTTATAGTTTAGagtagaaatttaattattacaataattaagcCAATCAacacttaaaatattttaaattatcttacaattaatttatagagattcattattttaaattaatatcatgaACTGAGATTTTTTTAGTGAGATTTCTATccattttctaaaataataattgcttttattattatttacatgacgtaattaataattaatgatcgTGTAATTGGCACACAAAAGTGAATTGTCGCGTCTCATTTATCGCTGACGtaaaatcacataaatttttttatacacaaaGGGAAGGCAAAACTCTTTTCCCAGCATAAAATGCATTCAgtctaattataattaattagttaattaataaattaataaataattacaataaatatcaacaagaattaaaaataaaattaatttttacagtaacaGTATTTTCTCAAatggaaaaattcattttctaCGCATCTTGCTTGCGTTCCGTATTTATTTATCCTGCTGACATGAGAAatctgtaatttaaataataattgtaagtctaaaaaattaaatgtatgGGGAAACCTTAAccctatatataaatatataaaataaaaaattaccttagcagtaaaaatatttttttcaatattatgATCAATGCTGGCTTCAAAAATCCCACCACCGGGTGATAACTTAACTTTTATCTGATAAATTTCATTGGTCACGTGGGTCTTGGCACTAAAGTCTCCAATGAATCCGTCTTTGTCACTCGACTTTTCAAAGTTCAACAAACCCTTTGTCGGAATTAATTTAGCCGCCCACATAATCTCCTCTAGCTTGAGGACTTCGCAAATGTCTCTGTGCTCCTGAGTATAggagttcaaaaatttgacaaaacTGAGCGCGGCCTCGACCACGGTGTTGTTGCTCGTCGAAATTTCGTGCCATGTTAGACAAGCACACCAGTGCGGCTCAATGAAAGCGTCCGCACACGTCCTGTCCGCGGGAATTTTGTCAAACAGACTGACGTCTCGCTGCCCGATGTCAGCATCTTTCGGAGTCtccatttttaatattctttcGAGAGTTTTGTGGATATCGAAGGGCGTTGATAAGCGACGTGTGTTGTAGACGAAGTTTGCGTAAGCACGGGGGTGGACTTGTTTGAACCAGGGCGGGAATATAAATGCGAAGAACGGCAGCCTTTCTTCCTGTTTTCCCGCGACGGTGTTCCGTATTTTAGCGAATCTGTGTCCGTGGTCGCTCATCAATATCATTATCGTGTTGTTCAAGTGTCCTTGGTCCTGCATGATCTTTATCCACTTCAATAAATCATTATCAGCGACCCCGATATCGTTGTACGAGTCATGAGACAGCTCGCCGTGAAAcccgaaaataaatttcggcTTGTCCCGATAGacctcatatatatttttaatgtaatcCATCATGATAACGTGCCGCGGAACTCCGCCCATGCAGAATTTTTTCGAGTATTTGAAGTACGGCTCAGCTGCTAAATAATATGTGCGCATGTAGTGATGAGTCGGCTGCTCTTTGAAGCCTTTGAGACGGTAAGTAAACGTGCCGATGTGATGAACGTCTTCCATAAATCCGGTTATGTAACCGCTGTCTTTGTATTTATTCCAGATCATCGGGTAGACGTCGACGTAATTTGCCTGTGAGCCCATTCGTCTGCGAGTTTCCGGAAGTTCAAGCTCTATTTTACCGGTAAGAATTGGTATCAAGGCTTGGGGTGTTCCGTCCCCGATTATGTTGTAGCCCTCGAGTACTTGGGCGTTAAGCGACTGCTTTATGTACTGATAAGTCTTGGGAAGTTTTCTGATAAATGTGTTGCGAGATAAAGAGTCGAACCCGAACATAaggacatttaaatttaaaccacCTTCGGGTACATTTTCCCAggctattgttttttttatctctggGTCTTCTTTTACACCAGCCAAGACACTGTGccatctaaaaaattaaatttatatgtcattgttttaaattaagataACTTGTTAAATATTGAGTTTACATGAAAACTtgtaatgaacttttttgtagagaattaaattccctacaaaaaaggtttctttaGTTTTTTCCATAAGTTCAATACTTTCACAgatatttccattttaaaaaattttttaaaattaatcaaatgaaaaattcatagtctctataaatttgtaatttaaaaaattacttactgATTACCAATTTTAGATTCGCATTTAACATCAACAAAATCACTGTGACGTAAAATATACGAGTCTTCAGATTCACGGGGCTCAGTAAGACGTACAGTATAATCGTCTACACGTAAAATTTCTGCAACAGAAAAATCCTTACTGTTAATTACCCATTCAATCGAtctattaattactaaattaaaaataaattaccactGAAGGCACAAGTGATTGGACCATAGCGTTCGCGGGCCCGTTTTAGGATAAAAACCCGCGAACCCTCGACAGTAACCCAGTCTTCAGGTGAACACTGAAGCGGCGGCACATCATGaatgaatttcaaaatctcCGGGTTGTTTACCTCCAGCTCAGGAAGCTTGCAAGCCTCCACCCCGTCCTCTGTGTATTTTTTCTGCTTACTCGAGTCTCTTATCAACTGGGAAATGTGCAtcctattgaaaaattataattactccTGCTCATTACCCACAATTGcagtaaatagtaaattaaaatactcaCAGCTTGTCACTGTTAGACAAATCattgtcattaaaatttaactccGATTTCAGTACTTGGACCACACAGTAAACAAATGCCGCAAGTAAAATCACAACAGTAATACGTTTTAAATAGCATGAGGctattcttatcatttttattgatttacttCCCCCTTTTCTTATATCGAGTGCTAATagattcattaattaatcacctgtcagtaatttatttttaaaaatttttaaaaaacaccgCCGCAATTTTTGACTCATGAACttgcataaaatttaattttaattttaattgcgcACGTTGTGGTCACGCTGTATATTACAGAatgtgtaataaatatttttaaataatgataaataagaGGCGGATGCCGCTATCgaagattaaaaattagagtaaagattttttttactcgaacacgaaatttatttaaaaaaatttttttctatttttccaGCACGACCTCGATgactgataaattataaattattttgcgtGTCTACTCTATAATTTCCGCTAGATTATTATGCAAGTGCggtgaataataataataatcatcataaaaaaaaagaaaaaaaaacaaatgactgaataaaagacaataaaattaaatatttttattatgcaccGAGCAGTCtagttacaatttaaattttaaatgcactTACTATATAATAGTgaggtaaaaatattaagtacttaaaaatacatgtatgttttagtaataaaatcGTTATCGTTTcatagttaataaaattattgagtaaacaaaattttaatttacaagttGCACTGATTTTTCACATGATATATTACTCAAGGAAACTCAATCATGACTTTGTACgttactataaataaatatgcacTACAGCAGTATgcaacaacaattttttagtgataacTTTTATGCTTCGCGTTCgcggataaaaaataatcaagtggGTGACAACTTAAAACCCGTGCCGGCGAACATTTGGGCAGACACAGATGgcagtttaaaatatttatatatttataaatatatattgtacgAAAATATCTTGTATGCGATATATGTGACGATGCTTTTTACACTAATATATAAAACGTCTATGAATCGCGGCTGCGTCGGATTCGCGCCGCCGTACAGAATCAAATGCATTTTAACAACTGCGGCATGTATATCAATACCATTGACGGATCTATGAGCATGTGTGGTGTGGATGTGGATATATATGATGTACGAATACATATAAACATTTTGTGCATGAGGATGAATAGACTTTTATGCACATCTGCTTTATTTCTtcagtatatatgtatatatattatatgtacgtatgtatgtgtgtataatTGGGTATGGGAAAGTGGattactcatttttaaaagttgactACGAGGGTCGCGTACTAAAACTCGTTTAACAATATACTTCCCCTTTATTGCACCAGTTgttaatattgttttttttttttgaactgtgtcagtaaaaaaaaaaaaaacgtatgtCTTATCTATTgttcggacaaaaaaaaataattatttaaagattttaattaattgttgagtttttaatttgctacggaaatttttcaaatttatttggcGGTAAAAATTGCCGAGtcatttttagtaatttttttaaaaagaaatttacttAACAGGGGTTCGCTCTTTtctctctattacactcaagtccacgagcggtactatctttgttgcacttgtacaGTAAATCGAAACTTCggccgagtttttctcttaaacaaacgaatattatgaaacaattaaagcgcacttcgctagattagacagtaatGCAGCAAAGTGCGCTCTGTGTTTTGTATTGAGAGGTTTTGATTCCGAAAAAAACCCAGCCGAAAATATGTGATAACCCCTGTTAATATAAAAACTTGTACATTagggataaaataaaatataaaaataatttttacaggtatttaattcaaaaaaatatgaattttatataaaaaaaatataagaattttttttttagaaaattaaaatcctTCCCGCGCTCTGATACTGGAATTCGCACACAAAAAAGAAGGATTTTTTgggacaagaaaaaatttgcattatgaaatgaaaacgaaaattttcttaggacaaaaaattttttcttgccccaaaa from Microplitis mediator isolate UGA2020A chromosome 7, iyMicMedi2.1, whole genome shotgun sequence includes the following:
- the LOC130671406 gene encoding uncharacterized protein LOC130671406 isoform X1; this encodes MNLLALDIRKGGSKSIKMIRIASCYLKRITVVILLAAFVYCVVQVLKSELNFNDNDLSNSDKLMHISQLIRDSSKQKKYTEDGVEACKLPELEVNNPEILKFIHDVPPLQCSPEDWVTVEGSRVFILKRARERYGPITCAFSEILRVDDYTVRLTEPRESEDSYILRHSDFVDVKCESKIGNQWHSVLAGVKEDPEIKKTIAWENVPEGGLNLNVLMFGFDSLSRNTFIRKLPKTYQYIKQSLNAQVLEGYNIIGDGTPQALIPILTGKIELELPETRRRMGSQANYVDVYPMIWNKYKDSGYITGFMEDVHHIGTFTYRLKGFKEQPTHHYMRTYYLAAEPYFKYSKKFCMGGVPRHVIMMDYIKNIYEVYRDKPKFIFGFHGELSHDSYNDIGVADNDLLKWIKIMQDQGHLNNTIMILMSDHGHRFAKIRNTVAGKQEERLPFFAFIFPPWFKQVHPRAYANFVYNTRRLSTPFDIHKTLERILKMETPKDADIGQRDVSLFDKIPADRTCADAFIEPHWCACLTWHEISTSNNTVVEAALSFVKFLNSYTQEHRDICEVLKLEEIMWAAKLIPTKGLLNFEKSSDKDGFIGDFSAKTHVTNEIYQIKVKLSPGGGIFEASIDHNIEKNIFTAKISHVSRINKYGTQARCVENEFFHLRKYCYCKN
- the LOC130671406 gene encoding uncharacterized protein LOC130671406 isoform X2, which gives rise to MIRIASCYLKRITVVILLAAFVYCVVQVLKSELNFNDNDLSNSDKLMHISQLIRDSSKQKKYTEDGVEACKLPELEVNNPEILKFIHDVPPLQCSPEDWVTVEGSRVFILKRARERYGPITCAFSEILRVDDYTVRLTEPRESEDSYILRHSDFVDVKCESKIGNQWHSVLAGVKEDPEIKKTIAWENVPEGGLNLNVLMFGFDSLSRNTFIRKLPKTYQYIKQSLNAQVLEGYNIIGDGTPQALIPILTGKIELELPETRRRMGSQANYVDVYPMIWNKYKDSGYITGFMEDVHHIGTFTYRLKGFKEQPTHHYMRTYYLAAEPYFKYSKKFCMGGVPRHVIMMDYIKNIYEVYRDKPKFIFGFHGELSHDSYNDIGVADNDLLKWIKIMQDQGHLNNTIMILMSDHGHRFAKIRNTVAGKQEERLPFFAFIFPPWFKQVHPRAYANFVYNTRRLSTPFDIHKTLERILKMETPKDADIGQRDVSLFDKIPADRTCADAFIEPHWCACLTWHEISTSNNTVVEAALSFVKFLNSYTQEHRDICEVLKLEEIMWAAKLIPTKGLLNFEKSSDKDGFIGDFSAKTHVTNEIYQIKVKLSPGGGIFEASIDHNIEKNIFTAKISHVSRINKYGTQARCVENEFFHLRKYCYCKN